In Rickettsia endosymbiont of Gonocerus acuteangulatus, the following are encoded in one genomic region:
- a CDS encoding IS630 family transposase (programmed frameshift), with translation MARAYAIELRLRVIKAVEAGIRISKVSKLFNVSRDTIYKWKKLKDKQGTLEAATGYQKGHSHKIKDSESFKEFFKANMNKTSKELAKQWGNIASVTILRQIRKLGYSYKKTHFHPKRDIKLRNEFIAKIQTITKDKLVYLDESGIEDNACKEYGWSIIGQRCYGEKVYQHKFRISMIAGLCNGNLIAPVIFEGNCNTEVFKTYIRDVLITELQPGQTVIMDNINFHKNSKVKEFIESVGCTILYLPTYSPDLNPIEHYWFKIKNEIRKVVGDFETFYDAVFNTIKLSVS, from the exons ATGGCACGAGCATATGCAATAGAACTAAGACTAAGAGTTATAAAAGCTGTAGAAGCAGGGATACGAATAAGTAAGGTAAGTAAATTATTTAATGTAAGTCGTGATACTATATATAAATGGAAAAAATTAAAAGATAAGCAAGGTACTTTAGAAGCAGCAACTGGTTATCAGAAAGGACATAGTCATAAGATAAAAGATTCAGAATCTTTTAAAGAATTTTTTAAAGCTAATATGAATAAAACATCAAAGGAGTTAGCAAAGCAATGGGGTAATATTGCATCTGTAACTATTTTAAGACAAATCAGAAAACTTGGCTATAGCTATAAA AAAACTCATTTTCATCCGAAAAGAGATATTAAATTAAGAAATGAATTTATAGCAAAGATACAAACCATCACAAAAGATAAATTAGTATATCTTGATGAATCTGGAATAGAGGATAATGCTTGCAAAGAGTATGGATGGAGCATTATAGGACAAAGGTGTTATGGAGAAAAGGTGTATCAACATAAATTTAGAATAAGTATGATAGCTGGTCTTTGTAATGGTAATCTTATTGCTCCTGTAATATTTGAAGGTAATTGTAATACAGAGGTCTTTAAAACTTATATTAGGGATGTATTAATTACAGAATTACAACCTGGGCAAACCGTTATTATGGATAACATTAATTTTCATAAAAATTCTAAAGTTAAAGAGTTCATTGAATCCGTTGGTTGTACCATATTGTATTTACCAACTTACTCTCCTGATTTAAATCCTATAGAGCATTACTGGTTTAAGATAAAAAATGAAATTAGGAAAGTTGTAGGAGATTTTGAAACATTTTATGATGCTGTTTTTAATACTATTAAATTGTCAGTATCTTAA
- a CDS encoding IS256 family transposase gives MSLSDIKIQMQELYGADVSESLISQITDDVIEDVKIWQSRPLDRVYAIVFFDCLVVKVRQDKRIINKSVYVALGIDLSGRKDILGLWISENEGAKFWLGNFTEMKNRGMQDMLIACSDNLTDMSEAIEAVFPKTEHQLCIVHQIRNSLKYVSYKDRKELAADLKPIYTENSRTK, from the coding sequence ATGAGCTTATCTGATATTAAGATTCAAATGCAAGAATTGTATGGAGCTGACGTTAGCGAAAGTTTGATAAGTCAAATTACTGATGATGTAATTGAGGATGTCAAGATATGGCAAAGCCGACCATTGGATCGAGTATATGCTATAGTATTTTTTGACTGTTTAGTAGTAAAAGTACGTCAAGATAAACGAATTATCAATAAGTCTGTATATGTAGCATTAGGTATTGATTTATCTGGCAGGAAGGATATTTTAGGATTGTGGATCAGTGAAAATGAAGGAGCAAAATTTTGGCTTGGTAATTTTACTGAGATGAAGAACAGAGGTATGCAAGACATGCTTATTGCTTGCAGTGATAATTTAACCGATATGTCTGAGGCGATAGAGGCAGTTTTTCCGAAAACCGAACATCAATTATGTATTGTACATCAGATTAGAAATAGTTTAAAATATGTATCATATAAAGACCGAAAAGAATTAGCGGCTGATTTAAAGCCTATTTATACTGAAAATTCAAGGACTAAGTAG
- a CDS encoding Dam family site-specific DNA-(adenine-N6)-methyltransferase, which translates to MSVKNSDKPQPFLQWVGGKRKIADQLIKFLPSTLNNYYEPFLGGGALFFQIRDKFKQCYLSDINLELVTSYNAIKKNPDKVSKLLDSHKEKHSKEHYYQVRSNNDSNDPAKITARFIYLNRYSFKGIYRINIDGKPAQTFSGRNYSKSDLASRLKQCSQLLADTSICAMDFSFIEPQKGDFVYFDPPYHKSGEKFYTRLPFDENDQTRLKDFATELNNQGIKIMISNSNTPFIRNLYKNFNISTIKVKYSMPEHNKISDEVVITNYQLPQ; encoded by the coding sequence ATGTCAGTAAAGAACTCAGATAAACCACAACCATTCCTACAATGGGTTGGTGGTAAAAGAAAAATTGCCGATCAATTAATTAAGTTTCTTCCATCAACACTGAATAACTACTATGAACCATTCCTTGGTGGTGGGGCTTTATTTTTTCAAATTAGAGATAAATTTAAACAATGCTATTTATCTGATATTAATCTAGAGCTAGTAACTAGCTATAACGCAATAAAGAAGAATCCAGATAAGGTCAGTAAACTATTAGACTCTCATAAAGAAAAACACTCTAAAGAACATTATTATCAAGTTAGAAGTAATAATGACAGTAACGACCCAGCAAAGATTACCGCAAGATTTATCTATCTTAATAGATATTCATTTAAAGGCATTTACCGGATTAATATTGATGGCAAACCAGCTCAAACTTTCTCTGGTAGGAATTATAGTAAATCTGATCTTGCTTCTCGATTAAAACAGTGTAGTCAGCTTTTAGCTGACACATCTATTTGTGCTATGGATTTTTCGTTCATTGAACCACAAAAAGGTGATTTTGTTTATTTTGATCCTCCTTATCATAAATCAGGTGAGAAGTTTTATACCAGATTACCCTTTGATGAAAATGATCAAACGAGACTTAAAGATTTTGCTACAGAACTCAATAATCAAGGTATAAAAATAATGATTTCTAATAGTAATACTCCCTTTATTAGAAACTTATACAAAAATTTTAATATTAGTACTATTAAGGTTAAATATTCTATGCCTGAGCACAATAAAATATCTGATGAAGTAGTTATTACAAATTATCAATTACCACAATAG
- the tnpA gene encoding IS200/IS605 family transposase, giving the protein MSKYIHKSHNVTVLLYHMVFPAKYRRAVFDVSVDQVLREICLEIEKRYQIKFLEIGVDEDHVHFLVQSVPTYSVTKIVTTIKSVTARQIFRQCPQVKKQLWGGEFWTDGYFTSTVGKHGNENMIGKYVKNQGKEYQKLHEDHQLAFF; this is encoded by the coding sequence ATGAGCAAATATATACATAAAAGTCATAATGTTACGGTACTGCTGTATCACATGGTATTTCCAGCAAAATATCGCCGAGCAGTGTTTGACGTATCAGTTGATCAAGTATTACGAGAAATATGTTTAGAGATAGAAAAGAGATATCAAATAAAATTTTTAGAAATAGGGGTTGATGAAGATCATGTCCATTTTTTGGTACAATCTGTACCAACCTATAGCGTAACAAAAATAGTAACAACAATTAAAAGTGTTACAGCTCGTCAAATATTTAGACAGTGTCCACAGGTAAAGAAACAATTATGGGGTGGAGAATTTTGGACTGATGGATATTTTACGAGTACGGTAGGTAAGCATGGAAATGAGAATATGATAGGAAAATACGTAAAAAACCAAGGCAAGGAATATCAGAAACTGCATGAGGATCATCAGCTAGCTTTCTTCTAA
- a CDS encoding acyl carrier protein produces the protein MSKETFLANFLSVTDFQNPVEVTMDTLLKDLPEWDSLAALGVIVMFDTEYGQTITGDDLSKAKSVGDLYQMLRH, from the coding sequence ATGAGTAAAGAGACCTTTCTTGCGAATTTCCTGTCTGTGACAGACTTCCAGAATCCTGTAGAAGTAACCATGGATACGTTGCTTAAGGATTTGCCGGAGTGGGATTCGCTTGCTGCCCTTGGTGTTATCGTCATGTTCGACACAGAATATGGCCAAACTATTACTGGTGATGATCTCTCTAAGGCAAAATCTGTAGGCGATCTTTATCAGATGCTCAGACACTGA
- a CDS encoding IS30 family transposase, with protein sequence MMNRKYRHLSREERYEIKRMYDLGVSINKIAQHLTRSKSTISMELKRNKVKGKYMPCVAQEQYKKRMHQQELLKIEKLPILLNYIKNAMIHKKWSPDAIAGKLKLDKNTACCISTESIYRFVYTSPVAAKLKLYSYLPSKRYKRQERGTRHQRIIIPQRISIHQRDAIAMQKLEVGHFEADLTFHKGNQSMNIGVLVDKKSQKIILVLNNSKRAKTVTTGFLKKIKTLPSSVRKTITMDNGKEFVGHLAYRLSGFQTFFCDPYRPRQKALVEKMNSMIHRILPKNTDITTVTQRGLDNIAEILNNMPRKIFGYKTPNEIWAENL encoded by the coding sequence ATGATGAACAGAAAATATAGACACTTATCTCGCGAAGAGAGATATGAAATAAAAAGAATGTATGACCTAGGAGTCAGTATTAACAAGATAGCACAACATCTTACGAGGTCTAAAAGCACTATTAGTATGGAGCTAAAAAGAAATAAAGTAAAAGGTAAGTATATGCCTTGTGTTGCTCAGGAACAATATAAAAAAAGGATGCATCAGCAAGAGTTATTAAAAATAGAGAAGTTACCTATTTTGTTAAATTATATCAAAAATGCTATGATTCACAAGAAATGGTCACCGGATGCTATAGCCGGAAAGTTAAAACTGGACAAAAATACAGCTTGTTGTATCAGTACAGAAAGTATATATAGATTTGTCTACACTTCTCCAGTTGCAGCTAAATTAAAGTTATATAGCTATTTACCGTCTAAAAGATATAAAAGGCAAGAAAGGGGGACAAGGCATCAAAGGATCATTATACCACAAAGGATCTCAATACATCAGCGTGATGCAATAGCAATGCAAAAGCTAGAAGTAGGGCATTTTGAGGCAGATCTTACATTTCATAAAGGTAATCAAAGTATGAATATCGGTGTGCTGGTGGATAAAAAGAGTCAAAAGATTATTTTAGTGCTGAATAACTCCAAAAGAGCTAAAACAGTTACCACTGGGTTTTTAAAAAAGATCAAAACGCTGCCAAGTAGTGTTAGAAAGACTATTACTATGGATAATGGCAAAGAGTTTGTAGGGCATCTTGCTTATAGACTATCTGGGTTTCAAACTTTCTTTTGTGATCCATACCGCCCTAGACAAAAAGCACTAGTGGAGAAAATGAATTCTATGATTCATAGAATTTTACCTAAAAATACAGATATTACAACCGTTACACAAAGAGGTCTTGACAATATTGCTGAGATTTTAAATAACATGCCAAGAAAGATTTTTGGTTATAAAACCCCCAATGAAATTTGGGCAGAAAATTTATAG
- a CDS encoding 30S ribosomal protein S1 yields the protein MTTKLKQRFVPQLAAVNHEFEDDFSKMLENVDTSHIKPGTVVKGQVVDINEVVVVDVGLKNEGRIPKSEFLLSPAHKLPEIGDLVDVYIEKTEGHSGKTLSREKAIKEELWGQLELMCSKGEFVDGTIFGRVKGGFTVDLSGVVAFLPGSQVDVRPIKDPSSIMNIRQPFKILSMDKKLGNIVVSRRAILEESRSEARDEMLSKIKEGMILEGTVKNITDYGAFIDLGSVDGLLHLTDISWGRVNHPSEVLQFNQKVKVMVIKFNEETKRISLGMKQLDYNPWEKIKEEFPVGKKMTGKVTNFADYGVFIELMDGLEGLVHSSEISWLKSNQNPRKTLTIGQEVEFMVLEVDTEKHRVSLSIKQCQQNPLIKFAETNPVGTVIKAPIRNITDFGIFVALSDNLDGMIHEGDITWEDNGNELLKTYKKGDEVECKVLTINIEKEQISLGIKQLTPNPYQGIADEYKKGTVVKAVVTAIKDDGLEVLVNDKAAGFIKKSDLSDEKEEQKPEMFAVDQEIEAKVASIEKSTNKILLSIKAHKIAERQKALKEYGSSDNTTNMGDILANALEDSKK from the coding sequence ATGACAACAAAATTAAAACAAAGATTCGTTCCACAACTTGCAGCAGTTAATCATGAATTTGAAGATGATTTTTCTAAAATGCTTGAAAATGTTGATACGAGTCATATAAAACCTGGAACAGTAGTAAAAGGTCAAGTAGTTGATATTAATGAAGTAGTGGTTGTTGACGTTGGATTAAAAAATGAAGGTAGAATACCTAAATCTGAATTTTTATTATCACCGGCACATAAATTACCTGAGATTGGTGATTTAGTTGATGTTTATATTGAAAAAACTGAAGGACATAGCGGCAAAACTTTAAGTCGTGAGAAAGCGATAAAAGAAGAATTATGGGGTCAGTTAGAACTCATGTGTAGCAAAGGTGAGTTTGTTGATGGTACAATTTTTGGTCGTGTAAAAGGTGGGTTCACTGTTGATTTATCTGGTGTTGTAGCGTTTTTACCAGGAAGCCAAGTTGATGTTAGACCAATTAAAGATCCTAGCTCTATAATGAATATTAGACAGCCATTTAAGATCCTAAGCATGGATAAAAAGCTTGGTAACATAGTTGTTTCAAGAAGAGCTATATTAGAGGAATCACGTTCTGAAGCTAGAGACGAGATGCTATCTAAAATCAAAGAAGGAATGATCCTTGAGGGAACAGTAAAAAATATTACAGATTATGGTGCATTCATTGACCTTGGTAGTGTTGACGGCTTATTACACTTAACTGATATTTCTTGGGGTAGAGTTAACCACCCATCAGAAGTGCTACAATTTAATCAGAAAGTTAAAGTAATGGTTATTAAGTTTAACGAAGAGACAAAAAGAATATCTCTTGGTATGAAACAACTTGATTATAATCCATGGGAAAAAATTAAAGAAGAATTCCCTGTCGGTAAAAAAATGACTGGAAAAGTCACAAACTTTGCTGATTATGGTGTATTTATTGAATTAATGGATGGTTTAGAAGGGCTTGTTCACTCAAGTGAAATTAGTTGGCTTAAATCTAATCAAAATCCTAGAAAGACTCTTACCATAGGTCAAGAAGTAGAATTCATGGTGTTAGAAGTTGATACAGAAAAACATCGTGTTTCTTTAAGTATTAAGCAATGCCAGCAAAATCCTTTAATAAAATTTGCTGAAACTAACCCTGTTGGAACAGTGATTAAAGCTCCAATTAGAAACATTACTGATTTTGGAATCTTTGTTGCACTTAGCGACAATTTAGACGGTATGATTCATGAGGGTGATATTACTTGGGAAGATAATGGCAATGAGTTACTCAAAACATACAAAAAAGGTGATGAAGTAGAGTGCAAAGTGCTAACAATCAATATTGAAAAAGAACAAATTAGTCTAGGTATCAAGCAATTAACTCCTAATCCATATCAAGGAATTGCTGATGAATATAAAAAAGGAACAGTAGTTAAAGCTGTTGTGACAGCAATCAAAGATGATGGATTGGAAGTATTAGTAAACGATAAAGCAGCAGGATTTATCAAAAAATCTGATTTATCAGATGAAAAAGAAGAACAAAAACCTGAAATGTTTGCAGTAGATCAAGAAATCGAAGCAAAAGTTGCTTCTATCGAAAAGTCAACCAATAAAATTTTATTATCAATAAAAGCCCATAAAATAGCAGAGCGTCAAAAGGCTCTTAAAGAATATGGCTCTAGCGATAATACAACCAATATGGGCGACATACTTGCTAATGCTTTAGAAGATAGTAAGAAGTAG
- the clpP gene encoding ATP-dependent Clp endopeptidase proteolytic subunit ClpP, whose translation MSYVPIVIEQTSRGERAYDIYSRLLKERIIFVCGPIEDHMANLITAQLLFLEAENPEKDIYMYINSPGGVVTAGLAIYDTMQYIKPKVATLCIGQACSMGSFLLCGGEKGMRYSLPHSRVMIHQPSGGYRGQATDIEIHAQETLKIKKILNSLYSKHTGQDVKHVEKSMERDNFMSPEEAKKFGIIDKIITHRDIKLLKDKEQGQ comes from the coding sequence ATGTCCTACGTACCGATAGTAATTGAACAAACCTCTAGGGGTGAGCGTGCTTATGATATATATTCAAGGTTATTAAAAGAACGTATAATCTTTGTATGTGGTCCTATTGAAGACCATATGGCAAATTTGATTACTGCTCAATTATTGTTCCTTGAGGCAGAAAATCCTGAGAAAGATATATATATGTATATAAATTCTCCTGGCGGGGTTGTAACTGCCGGTCTTGCAATTTATGACACGATGCAATATATCAAGCCTAAAGTAGCTACTCTTTGTATCGGTCAAGCTTGTTCTATGGGGTCATTTTTACTTTGTGGTGGTGAAAAAGGAATGAGATACAGCCTGCCGCATAGCCGTGTTATGATCCACCAACCATCCGGAGGTTATCGAGGTCAGGCAACAGATATAGAAATTCATGCTCAAGAAACATTGAAAATCAAAAAGATCCTTAATAGCTTATATAGTAAACATACTGGGCAAGATGTAAAACATGTTGAGAAAAGTATGGAGCGTGATAATTTTATGTCACCTGAAGAAGCAAAAAAATTCGGCATAATCGATAAAATAATTACACATAGAGATATTAAGTTGTTAAAAGATAAGGAACAAGGTCAGTAG
- the cmk gene encoding (d)CMP kinase, which translates to MTNLKSKALYFTQNFVIALDGPAASGKGTIGLMLAEKFSLKYVQSSIVYRQLAFNCIKEKIDITDINKVISLSKEIDITDKFDLEDENIGGIASQIAVIAEVRDNLNKHLVKLINITPRILMEGRDIGTIVAPNADFKIFITANPEIRAERRYKQLQAKGKACILDEILQQIILRDKRDKEREVAPLLPALDALIIDTSKLSPLLVVEQITQFILKE; encoded by the coding sequence ATGACAAACTTAAAATCTAAAGCTTTATACTTTACTCAAAATTTTGTTATTGCACTTGATGGTCCTGCAGCTTCCGGTAAAGGCACTATTGGGCTTATGCTTGCTGAAAAATTTTCTTTAAAATATGTTCAATCAAGTATTGTTTATAGGCAGCTTGCTTTTAATTGCATTAAAGAAAAAATAGATATTACAGACATCAATAAAGTAATTTCCTTATCTAAAGAAATAGATATTACAGATAAGTTTGACTTAGAGGATGAAAATATAGGAGGCATTGCTTCGCAAATTGCCGTAATAGCTGAGGTAAGAGATAATCTAAATAAGCATTTAGTAAAGTTAATTAATATTACACCTCGAATTCTTATGGAGGGTAGAGATATAGGGACAATAGTTGCACCTAATGCCGATTTTAAAATATTTATAACCGCAAACCCTGAGATTAGAGCTGAGAGGCGATATAAACAGTTGCAAGCTAAAGGGAAAGCATGTATACTTGACGAGATTTTACAACAGATAATTCTGCGTGATAAAAGAGATAAAGAGCGAGAAGTAGCACCTTTATTACCGGCTTTGGATGCATTAATTATTGATACTTCCAAACTTTCACCCTTATTGGTTGTAGAACAAATAACGCAATTTATATTAAAAGAATAA
- a CDS encoding transposase, giving the protein MFNTASTEEEAHLALESFEAKWSKQYPQIAKSWYVHWENLMVFLGYPEAIRKVIYTTNSVESVNSQLRKVTKNKQVFPNDNAVFKTLYLAIDYMTKK; this is encoded by the coding sequence ATTTTCAATACTGCTAGCACAGAGGAAGAAGCACATCTTGCTTTAGAATCTTTTGAAGCTAAATGGAGTAAACAGTATCCACAAATTGCTAAATCTTGGTATGTTCATTGGGAAAATTTAATGGTTTTTCTAGGATACCCTGAGGCGATAAGGAAAGTAATATACACAACGAATAGTGTAGAATCTGTCAATAGCCAATTACGTAAGGTTACCAAGAATAAACAGGTTTTTCCAAATGATAATGCCGTTTTTAAGACCTTATATTTGGCAATTGATTATATGACCAAGAAATAG
- the istB gene encoding IS21-like element helper ATPase IstB, which produces MLAAGITFIDLRSFRLSGIVNSLNERIIYAQNNKLGFKEFLSLLCEDEKSNRKDNNYRRRKSAAKLPVTKNLEDFDFNFQPSVDAKVISDLSTCDYINTKGNVIFIGDSGTGKTHLAIGLALKALTREYSVYFTTVSDMLYNLHIARADNSYHKKVKLLLSFDLLILDELGFKQLPKHSVEDFFNIIAKRYENKSTIITTNKDFEKWNEIFADEVLTHAIIDRVVHHAHILNIKGKSYRINNYKSGGNMA; this is translated from the coding sequence CTGCTTGCGGCGGGGATTACTTTTATTGACCTACGAAGCTTTAGATTATCAGGTATAGTCAATAGTTTAAATGAAAGGATTATTTATGCTCAAAATAATAAACTAGGATTTAAAGAATTTCTATCACTATTATGTGAAGATGAAAAATCTAACCGTAAGGATAATAATTACCGTCGCCGTAAAAGTGCTGCTAAATTGCCGGTAACTAAAAATTTAGAAGACTTTGATTTTAATTTCCAACCAAGTGTTGATGCCAAAGTAATAAGTGATTTATCAACTTGTGATTATATTAATACTAAGGGAAATGTAATATTCATAGGTGATTCAGGAACTGGGAAAACTCATCTTGCCATTGGGCTAGCATTAAAAGCTTTAACACGAGAATACTCTGTATATTTTACTACGGTATCGGATATGCTTTATAATTTACATATTGCAAGAGCAGATAATAGTTATCACAAAAAGGTTAAATTACTCCTATCGTTTGATTTATTAATTCTTGATGAGCTCGGGTTTAAGCAATTGCCAAAACATTCAGTAGAAGACTTTTTTAATATTATTGCTAAACGATATGAAAATAAATCTACCATTATTACCACAAACAAGGATTTTGAAAAATGGAATGAAATATTTGCTGATGAAGTATTAACTCATGCAATTATTGATCGAGTGGTACATCATGCTCATATACTAAACATAAAAGGTAAAAGTTATCGTATTAATAACTATAAATCTGGAGGTAATATGGCATAA
- the istB gene encoding IS21-like element helper ATPase IstB, whose amino-acid sequence MLIPPYYAASGGEYTQKRFKEFLSLLCEDEKSHRKDNNYRRCKSAAKLPVTKNLEDFDFQFQPSIDTKVISDLSTCDYINTKGNVIFIGNSGTGKTHLAIGLALKALTREYSVYFTTVSDMLYNLHIARADNSYHKKVKLLLSFDLLILDELGFKQLPKHSVDDFFNIIAKRYENKSTIITTNKDFERWNEIFADELLTHAIIDRVVHHAHILNITGKSYRINNYKFGGNMT is encoded by the coding sequence TTGCTCATTCCGCCATATTACGCCGCAAGCGGCGGGGAATATACCCAAAAGAGATTTAAAGAATTTCTCTCACTATTATGTGAAGATGAAAAATCTCACCGTAAGGATAATAATTACCGTCGTTGTAAAAGTGCTGCTAAATTACCAGTCACTAAAAATTTAGAAGACTTTGATTTTCAGTTCCAACCAAGTATTGATACCAAAGTAATAAGTGATTTATCTACTTGTGATTATATTAATACTAAGGGCAATGTCATATTCATAGGTAATTCTGGAACTGGCAAAACTCATCTTGCTATTGGATTAGCATTAAAAGCTTTAACACGAGAATACTCTGTATATTTTACTACGGTATCGGATATGCTTTATAATTTACATATTGCAAGAGCAGATAATAGCTATCACAAAAAAGTTAAATTACTCTTATCATTTGACTTATTAATTCTTGATGAGTTAGGTTTTAAGCAATTACCAAAACATTCAGTAGATGATTTTTTTAATATTATTGCTAAACGATATGAAAATAAATCTACCATTATCACCACAAACAAGGATTTTGAAAGATGGAATGAAATATTTGCTGATGAGTTATTAACTCATGCAATTATTGATCGAGTAGTACATCATGCACATATACTAAACATAACAGGTAAAAGTTATCGTATTAATAACTATAAATTTGGAGGTAATATGACATAA
- a CDS encoding transposase, translating into MRQKQNEAINQAIDLLINNDTDISTLLKEDGLLKQLTKRLVEKALQSEMNNHLGYDKYCHTDSDNVRNGKNVKNLVTNNGVIEIEVPRDRSSTFEPALIPKRQRRI; encoded by the coding sequence ATGCGCCAAAAACAAAATGAAGCAATAAATCAAGCGATAGATTTATTAATAAATAATGATACAGATATATCAACATTACTTAAAGAGGATGGTTTATTAAAGCAATTAACCAAACGGCTTGTAGAGAAGGCATTGCAGTCAGAGATGAATAATCACTTAGGATATGATAAATATTGTCATACTGATAGTGATAATGTTCGTAATGGTAAGAATGTAAAGAATCTAGTAACAAATAATGGAGTTATAGAGATTGAGGTTCCAAGGGATAGAAGTAGTACATTTGAACCTGCATTAATTCCAAAGCGTCAAAGACGTATTTGA
- a CDS encoding transposase, whose product MRIKNGEAISLILDSTGLRFNTASNWYETKYNKVCKNKPWQKMHISIDPAMNIHDVEITDCYTADIEMLESLIPENISVDRVIADGAYYSIEGVEKLSNCGITPVMPPPRNAKIYGVNTLLYYLTIKPCFSKVNK is encoded by the coding sequence GTGCGTATCAAGAATGGCGAAGCTATATCTCTGATACTAGATAGCACAGGTCTTAGATTTAATACAGCTAGTAACTGGTATGAAACAAAATACAATAAAGTCTGTAAGAATAAGCCATGGCAGAAAATGCATATTTCTATAGATCCTGCAATGAATATTCATGATGTTGAGATTACTGATTGCTATACTGCTGATATAGAGATGCTAGAGTCCTTAATACCAGAGAATATATCGGTAGATAGAGTAATTGCTGATGGTGCTTACTATAGTATTGAAGGAGTTGAGAAATTAAGTAATTGCGGTATTACGCCAGTAATGCCTCCCCCACGTAATGCTAAGATATATGGTGTAAATACCTTATTATATTATTTAACAATCAAACCCTGCTTTAGCAAGGTGAACAAGTAA